AAGTAAAAGAGTATTACGCTAAATATAAAGTTAAAAGGGAAAAAGTTTTAGAAACGATTAAAAAAGAACTGATGAGGTCTAATCTTAAAATTAACCCAGAAACTATTTTGGCAGAAGTAGAGTATGATTTAGAAGAAGCTGATTTTAAGAAAAATTTTATGCGAAAATTCAAGTTAAAACTATCTGATGTAATTGTTGCAATTGCTGATAGAAATAAATAAGCGCTTACCAATTATTGATTAAGTAAACTGACCAAGCTAATTACCTGTTTAATTTAAAAATTTATAAAATGAAAAGAATACTATTATTAGTGTTGTTAGTAACAACTGTTGCCCAATCTCAAGAGAGAACATTTGAAAGTGAAGTGAAAAAAATATCAAAAAAAATTGATAAGATTACTAAACAACAAAAAGATTCTTTAAAAGATAAAGTGAAAGAAATTAATTTAAAAATTGATAAAAATGAGCTTACTAGCGATGAGGCCATTCCATTAAAAAAAATAACAGCACTTTATCATGCAACTCAAATTGAAAAATTAGTAAGCATTCAAGAGCAAAAATTACAACAATTAGTTCAAGATAAAATTGATGGAAAAATAATGAGTTCATCAGAAATAGATGGATTTGATATTACAATTTTTAATAGAAGAATTCTTCATGTAAATGCAAATAATGATGAAAAAAAGAAGAACAAAAGGGAAAGAGATAAAAGAACAACTTCTCAAATTGTTTTTGCGCTAGGAGTAAATAATGTTTTAACTAATAATAAATTTAATTCATTAAACGATTCTGACTATAAGTTTTGGAAATCACATTTTTATGAATTAGGTTTAACATGGAAAACACGTATTTCTAAACAACCTTCAAAAGCATATTTTAAATACGGTGTTTCTTTTCTTTGGAATAATTTAAGAGCAAAAAATAATAAGTACCATGTTGTAAACGGAAAAGAAACGATCTTAAAAGTACATCAAAATGGGCTTTCAGAGAGTAGGTTACGTCATGTTCAAATGAATTTTCCGATGCATTTAGAATTTGATTTTTCAAAAAATAAAAAGTATTCAGATGATAGAATCGTTGATAGAACACATGAGTCTATTCGTTTTGGACTAGGAGGTTTCTTTGGTTTTAAATTAGGAACACGACAATATCTAGAATATAATAATGCAGAAGGTGTAAATGTAGAAGAGTTGCAAAAAGCAAGTTTTAATACGAATATAATTAATTATGGGTTAAGTGCTTATCTTGCTTATGAAGGGTGTGGGTTATATGTAAAATATGATTTAAACCCATTATTTAAAAATACTGATACAAGAAATATTTCATTAGGTTTACGATTTGATATTAATTAAACAAAAAAGGAGCAGTTTTAAACTTCTCCTTTTTTGTTTTCTTCCCATTCTTGACGTAAATCACCAGAAAGTTTGCCTGTTCCGTCATGTCTCCACCCTGGAGGTTTTAAAAAATATAAAAACTTTTTCCCTATAGAAGCTTTACTTGTAGAAACATCTTTTAACATATTGTACCATTCAATAAAAGCGATTTTAATAGGGTTGTACGTGTTTATGTTGCTAACTAAACCGTAAACAGGTTTTTCTATTTCAGGTTCAAAAGTACCTAAGAGTTTATCCCAAATAATAAAAATACCTGCGTGATTTCTATCTAAGTATTGTGGGTTTGTAGCATGATGTACTCTATGATGGCTTGGGGTATTAAAAATTGCTTCAAACCATTTAGGCATTTTTTGAATTAGTTCTGTATGAATCCAGTATTGGTATAATAAACTAACACTCATTTGCATTAAAATCATTAGAGGATGGAAGCCTAAAAGAGCTAAAGGTGCCCAAAAGATAAAAGT
This genomic stretch from Tenacibaculum sp. Bg11-29 harbors:
- a CDS encoding sterol desaturase family protein; protein product: MNIPELPNIIHYAIPFFVLTIIIEVTLTVKVKLEDYEFKDAMTSITMGLGNVFIGLFTKILALAFFTFLYNYRFFTIPFIWWSWILLLFADDFVYYWNHRIAHESRLFWASHVVHHSSTKYNLSTALRQTWSGSFYTFIFWAPLALLGFHPLMILMQMSVSLLYQYWIHTELIQKMPKWFEAIFNTPSHHRVHHATNPQYLDRNHAGIFIIWDKLLGTFEPEIEKPVYGLVSNINTYNPIKIAFIEWYNMLKDVSTSKASIGKKFLYFLKPPGWRHDGTGKLSGDLRQEWEENKKGEV